One Qipengyuania gaetbuli genomic region harbors:
- a CDS encoding type II secretion system F family protein, translating to MATEIIRIVFLLAIFAAAFLLFQTIGRVVASKRAHSAAANRRMTMIQSGTNREELYSELLKNRPRKHEGLPSLIRNAVVSFEHNVYTSGVSWSVSQVVVAMLVGAAILFVIALAIALGTGAELGFGAVQVCLIFAIAAGIMLPYLVLKRMATGRRKKIESQFPVALDIFVRALRSGHPVASAIDLLTQEMEDPIGSEFGLVSDEVTYGADLTMALDAMAERWQLEDMRMFVISLSVQGETGGNLAEILENLANVIRERAALYLKVRALSSEGRMTAWMLSVLPVFAFVMTFLAAPSFYLDVADDPIFIWGWVFLVSLYIIGVIVMRKMINLKV from the coding sequence ATGGCGACAGAAATCATCCGCATCGTTTTCCTGCTGGCAATCTTCGCAGCTGCCTTCCTATTATTCCAAACGATTGGAAGAGTAGTCGCATCAAAGCGAGCTCATTCTGCGGCAGCAAACCGTCGAATGACAATGATCCAAAGCGGAACCAACCGCGAGGAACTGTACAGCGAATTATTGAAGAACCGTCCTCGAAAACACGAAGGCTTGCCGTCATTGATCCGAAATGCGGTCGTCTCTTTCGAACACAATGTCTACACATCCGGTGTTAGTTGGAGTGTATCGCAGGTCGTTGTGGCGATGTTGGTCGGCGCGGCCATACTATTTGTCATCGCCTTGGCAATTGCATTGGGTACTGGTGCAGAATTGGGTTTCGGCGCAGTCCAAGTGTGCTTGATCTTCGCAATTGCTGCTGGAATTATGCTCCCTTATCTTGTCCTCAAGCGCATGGCGACGGGTAGACGAAAGAAAATTGAGAGCCAATTTCCCGTTGCATTAGACATCTTCGTCCGGGCCCTTCGCTCCGGCCATCCTGTCGCTTCCGCAATCGATTTGCTCACGCAAGAGATGGAAGATCCCATCGGATCTGAGTTCGGGTTGGTGAGTGACGAGGTCACCTATGGTGCCGATCTCACGATGGCTCTCGATGCAATGGCCGAGCGTTGGCAACTCGAAGACATGCGAATGTTTGTCATCTCGCTCTCTGTCCAAGGGGAAACCGGAGGCAACCTTGCGGAAATTCTCGAGAACTTGGCCAACGTAATTCGTGAGCGCGCGGCCCTCTATCTCAAAGTCCGTGCTCTAAGTTCCGAAGGTCGCATGACCGCTTGGATGCTTTCGGTATTGCCCGTCTTCGCCTTTGTAATGACGTTCCTCGCGGCGCCATCATTCTATTTGGACGTAGCGGACGACCCAATTTTCATCTGGGGCTGGGTGTTTCTGGTGTCGCTATACATCATTGGCGTCATAGTCATGCGCAAGATGATCAACCTCAAGGTGTGA
- a CDS encoding CpaF family protein, whose protein sequence is MWKIKLDDSQNQDHHSATTSEPISTEEEQRILFGRKDERTEKMLQLKLSIHRNLLDRLNLALLDQAPIEQIKSQIAAMLPELLADFDEPLNREERDQLVQELVDELMGLGPLEPLLADDTITDILVNGAETVFVEKRGQLERVGTRFQDEKHLMRVIQKIVSAVGRRVDESSPFVDARLADGSRVNAIVAPLALDGSLLSIRKFAKKPISIAKMIDLGSIPEQMEPVLEAIVRSRRNVLISGGTGSGKTTLLNAMSSYIDEKERIVTIEDSAELQLQQTHVARLETRPANIEGKGEVTQRDLVKNALRMRPDRIIVGEVRAGEAFDMLQAMNTGHDGSMTTVHANTPRDALSRVEQMIGMSGIDITSQSSRAQIASAINVVVQVGRLSDGRRKIKSLSELTGMEGETITMQEIFRFKMTGRGEDGSVLGHFEATGIRPKFLADAEAHGITLPADLFRPDMKIG, encoded by the coding sequence ATGTGGAAGATCAAACTAGATGATAGCCAGAATCAGGATCACCATTCTGCAACCACGTCCGAGCCCATCTCGACCGAAGAGGAGCAACGTATTCTTTTCGGCCGTAAGGACGAGCGGACCGAAAAGATGCTGCAGCTCAAGCTGTCGATCCATCGCAATCTGCTGGACCGGCTCAACCTTGCCCTGCTCGACCAAGCACCGATTGAGCAAATCAAGTCTCAAATCGCGGCAATGCTGCCCGAATTACTCGCCGATTTCGACGAGCCGCTGAACCGCGAGGAACGCGACCAGCTCGTCCAGGAACTGGTCGATGAGCTGATGGGCCTCGGCCCGCTTGAACCGCTGCTGGCGGACGACACCATCACCGATATTCTCGTCAACGGCGCGGAGACGGTCTTCGTCGAAAAGCGCGGCCAGCTGGAACGGGTCGGCACGCGCTTCCAGGACGAAAAGCACCTCATGCGCGTGATCCAGAAGATCGTCAGCGCGGTCGGCCGACGGGTCGACGAAAGCTCGCCCTTCGTCGATGCGCGCCTTGCAGACGGTTCGCGCGTCAATGCGATCGTCGCACCGCTGGCGCTCGACGGCTCGCTCCTCTCGATCCGCAAGTTCGCCAAGAAGCCGATCAGCATCGCCAAGATGATCGACCTCGGCAGCATCCCCGAGCAAATGGAACCGGTGCTCGAGGCGATCGTGCGCTCGCGCCGCAACGTGCTCATCTCCGGCGGTACCGGTTCGGGTAAGACGACATTGCTGAACGCGATGTCCTCCTACATCGACGAGAAAGAACGTATCGTCACGATCGAGGACTCGGCGGAACTCCAGCTCCAGCAGACGCACGTGGCGCGGCTCGAAACGCGACCGGCCAATATCGAGGGCAAGGGCGAAGTTACCCAGCGCGATCTCGTGAAAAACGCCCTGCGTATGCGTCCCGACCGCATCATCGTCGGCGAAGTGCGCGCCGGCGAGGCCTTCGACATGTTGCAGGCCATGAACACGGGCCACGACGGCTCGATGACCACGGTCCATGCCAATACGCCGCGCGATGCACTCAGCCGTGTCGAACAGATGATCGGCATGAGCGGGATCGACATTACCTCGCAATCCTCGCGTGCGCAGATTGCCTCGGCGATCAACGTGGTGGTCCAGGTCGGCCGACTTTCCGACGGTCGCCGCAAGATCAAGAGCCTGTCCGAGCTGACCGGCATGGAAGGCGAGACCATCACCATGCAGGAAATCTTCCGCTTCAAGATGACCGGCCGCGGCGAAGACGGCAGCGTGCTTGGACACTTCGAGGCAACCGGCATCCGGCCCAAGTTCCTCGCCGACGCCGAAGCCCATGGCATCACGCTTCCCGCCGACCTGTTCCGTCCGGACATGAAGATCGGCTGA
- a CDS encoding AAA family ATPase, which yields MTDFSDIYHTDTGMTLPDGVHVFAREEALGNIAILDSALTLHNTGLAEDFPAAVIEHATIAVVEIDSNNPSSLARLERLRALRPNLPVIAGLQAAPVATVRSLLRKGVSDVLELPFSSEELVAAIIDVARVSETPAAPVELAPVIAVIGAAGGVGATTVATQLAPLMPEHLGENARTALIDLSLQSGDASAYLDKHPKLSIHHLFGAVGRIDDELIRSVAMKCDDGFDLIAAPDEIEPIESAPAEAVSQVLRETRKRYDLVILDMPSTIANWAMPVLLSADVVVLVGVGKLSALRHVKRKLSLLQMLGRPRESIAIVLNRCESGLFKRADASQMEELLHHPVEQMLEDDPSLLEEAQLQGYAVSHLQKRAKLSKQFAELAAALGDKIEKDS from the coding sequence ATGACCGATTTCTCAGACATCTACCACACGGATACCGGAATGACGCTACCTGATGGAGTGCACGTGTTTGCACGCGAGGAGGCGCTTGGGAACATCGCTATCCTCGACAGCGCACTAACCCTGCACAACACCGGACTGGCTGAGGACTTCCCGGCCGCCGTCATCGAGCATGCGACCATCGCTGTCGTGGAAATCGATTCCAACAATCCTTCGTCCCTGGCGCGCTTGGAAAGACTTCGTGCCTTGAGGCCCAATCTTCCGGTGATCGCGGGGCTGCAGGCCGCACCGGTTGCGACTGTGCGCTCTCTTTTGCGCAAGGGCGTATCCGACGTGCTCGAACTTCCATTTTCGAGTGAAGAACTCGTTGCTGCGATTATCGATGTAGCGCGCGTCAGCGAAACGCCGGCAGCCCCTGTCGAACTTGCACCCGTCATCGCGGTCATCGGTGCCGCTGGTGGGGTCGGCGCAACGACAGTTGCTACTCAGCTTGCCCCGTTGATGCCCGAACATCTCGGCGAGAACGCTCGTACTGCCCTGATTGACCTGTCATTGCAGAGCGGAGACGCGTCAGCCTATCTAGACAAACACCCCAAGCTCTCAATTCATCACCTTTTCGGTGCAGTCGGCAGGATAGATGATGAACTGATCCGCTCGGTCGCGATGAAATGTGATGACGGTTTCGATCTCATAGCCGCGCCGGACGAAATAGAGCCGATTGAAAGCGCACCAGCCGAGGCGGTCTCCCAGGTTCTGCGTGAAACCAGGAAGCGCTACGACCTTGTAATTCTTGACATGCCATCGACGATTGCAAACTGGGCAATGCCTGTCTTGCTCTCCGCTGATGTCGTGGTGCTTGTAGGCGTGGGTAAACTCTCAGCCCTGCGTCACGTAAAGCGCAAGCTGTCGCTTCTCCAAATGCTTGGCCGTCCACGCGAGTCGATCGCCATCGTGTTGAATCGCTGTGAATCCGGATTGTTCAAGCGGGCAGATGCCTCCCAGATGGAGGAGCTCCTCCACCATCCGGTCGAACAGATGCTTGAGGATGATCCCTCTCTCCTCGAGGAAGCACAGCTACAAGGTTATGCAGTTTCGCACCTTCAGAAGCGCGCGAAACTTTCGAAACAATTTGCGGAATTGGCAGCAGCACTCGGCGACAAGATCGAGAAGGACAGCTGA
- a CDS encoding TadE family protein, with the protein MISSLHLLKRYGRENAAASAAEFALVLPVMLIFLIGIIDVGYYIWQVNRAEKAVQIGARWAVATDMIPATLRDYSFAVSGGIPQGTVVPAGSFPKVTCTSSSCTAWGHNQAAFDSILTRMQEIKSGIAANNLIVEYEWSGLGYAGDPNGPDVAPIVTVRLTGMTHTPITSLIFGTLNLPTFAYSLTAEDSAGSFSN; encoded by the coding sequence ATGATTAGCTCACTTCACCTCTTGAAGCGATATGGACGCGAGAACGCTGCAGCGTCTGCCGCAGAGTTCGCCTTGGTCCTGCCGGTCATGCTGATCTTCCTTATCGGCATTATCGACGTCGGCTACTACATCTGGCAGGTTAACCGGGCAGAAAAGGCCGTCCAGATCGGTGCCCGATGGGCAGTGGCTACGGACATGATTCCGGCAACTTTGCGCGACTACAGTTTCGCGGTTTCGGGCGGCATCCCCCAAGGCACCGTCGTTCCAGCTGGATCTTTTCCCAAGGTTACCTGCACTTCGTCAAGCTGCACTGCCTGGGGTCACAACCAAGCTGCCTTCGATTCCATTCTGACCCGGATGCAAGAAATAAAATCGGGCATCGCAGCCAACAACCTTATCGTCGAATACGAATGGTCAGGCCTTGGTTACGCGGGGGACCCCAACGGTCCGGACGTCGCTCCCATCGTCACAGTCAGGCTGACTGGGATGACCCATACGCCGATCACATCGCTGATTTTCGGCACCCTAAACCTTCCTACTTTCGCTTATTCCCTCACCGCGGAAGACAGCGCTGGAAGTTTCTCGAATTGA
- a CDS encoding TadE/TadG family type IV pilus assembly protein, with protein MMCLRIYALRDDGAAAAEMALMLPLLLVMLFGGFEAGHYLYTEQKIVQAVREGARYAGRRPFSDYPCPGNGTTPAADAIRNVTQTGTISGGTSRIANWDKNLITVTYTCNISYAGQGIFKGNAGGAPVVTVTAAATYPSLFGALGLIDGTYQVRSSAQAVVNGI; from the coding sequence ATGATGTGCCTGCGCATCTATGCTCTCCGCGACGACGGTGCTGCAGCGGCGGAAATGGCGCTCATGTTGCCATTGCTCTTGGTCATGCTCTTCGGAGGCTTCGAGGCTGGCCACTACCTTTATACGGAACAGAAGATCGTGCAGGCGGTGCGCGAAGGAGCTCGTTATGCGGGTCGACGCCCGTTTTCCGACTATCCATGCCCAGGAAATGGGACCACGCCAGCTGCGGACGCAATAAGAAATGTCACCCAGACCGGCACGATTTCTGGCGGTACGTCACGAATAGCGAACTGGGATAAGAACTTAATTACAGTCACTTATACATGTAACATTTCCTATGCTGGGCAAGGTATTTTCAAGGGCAATGCTGGCGGAGCGCCAGTTGTTACAGTCACAGCCGCCGCAACATACCCTTCCCTATTCGGCGCGCTGGGCCTGATCGATGGAACCTACCAGGTGCGCTCGTCGGCGCAGGCAGTGGTGAACGGGATATGA
- a CDS encoding TadE/TadG family type IV pilus assembly protein, protein MASALHHLRRFHKDQSGAVAATYALALIPLVAMAGLGFDYARMAGMDSELQNGADQAALAAATQLDGRVGACARAGNAAIGLVSNTTLLADGNDALTVGTAVGVSADQCSAFPAIRFFSEYTDRDNFTLATGDDDANYVEVTIDGREVTYSLVAVTGVANADGIALAVAGLGSAICKVPPVMMCNPNESNDPEFTIANYVGKGIRLVANVNGQNGAGEDPDEPTGSYGPGVFGYLETNAGNGAVATAQTLGRENFPGDCVSIDGADVKPGQQVSVLDALNVRFGIYANGLNNACGNGNTFCPPSANSRIDLVREVAPGGSGGSCAIGPGGFEVGPRPYRPVDAVNNIDPSNTQPMGYPRDKCHALSLAGNCSGNGSARIGDGNWDRAAYYATNGLGTMPTTWSNYGYAELTGRAMPTRYQQYRYDYEQRLANLNRRTFQHTRTSPPIKTVNYEHQGTPFCQAPGIAPASTPDRRILSIAVINCTAENVGANTTDADILKFVDVFLVEPVARRVGPDGTRFTNNSDVYVEVIGATTVGGGGTSGQEVRKDVPYLIE, encoded by the coding sequence ATGGCCAGCGCACTTCACCATCTGAGGCGGTTCCACAAGGACCAGAGCGGCGCAGTCGCTGCTACCTATGCGCTGGCCCTCATCCCGCTCGTCGCCATGGCGGGCCTGGGCTTCGACTATGCCCGCATGGCGGGGATGGATTCCGAACTGCAGAACGGCGCGGACCAGGCAGCCCTTGCCGCCGCGACCCAGCTCGACGGCCGCGTTGGTGCCTGCGCCAGGGCTGGCAATGCCGCCATTGGACTGGTTTCGAACACCACCCTGCTGGCAGACGGTAATGATGCGTTGACGGTCGGCACAGCCGTGGGAGTTTCCGCCGACCAGTGTTCGGCATTCCCGGCGATCCGCTTTTTCTCGGAATATACCGACCGGGACAACTTCACCCTCGCCACAGGCGATGACGATGCGAACTATGTCGAGGTAACTATCGACGGGCGTGAGGTAACGTATTCACTCGTTGCGGTCACCGGCGTCGCCAACGCGGACGGGATCGCTCTTGCAGTCGCGGGCCTTGGCTCGGCGATCTGTAAAGTCCCGCCGGTGATGATGTGCAATCCGAACGAAAGCAACGACCCGGAATTCACCATTGCGAATTATGTCGGCAAAGGCATTCGCCTCGTCGCCAACGTAAACGGGCAAAACGGTGCCGGTGAGGACCCCGATGAGCCCACCGGCAGCTACGGGCCAGGCGTATTCGGTTATCTCGAGACCAATGCAGGCAATGGTGCAGTCGCAACGGCACAGACGCTGGGTCGCGAAAACTTCCCGGGCGATTGTGTCTCGATCGACGGTGCCGACGTGAAGCCGGGGCAGCAGGTTAGCGTGCTTGACGCCCTGAATGTTCGCTTCGGGATTTACGCGAACGGCCTCAACAACGCCTGCGGCAATGGCAACACATTCTGCCCGCCGTCTGCCAACAGCCGGATAGACCTGGTGCGTGAAGTGGCGCCTGGCGGTAGCGGCGGTTCCTGTGCGATCGGCCCGGGCGGCTTCGAGGTTGGCCCGCGACCCTATCGTCCTGTCGATGCTGTCAACAATATCGACCCGTCTAATACGCAACCGATGGGCTATCCGCGAGACAAGTGTCATGCGCTAAGCTTGGCAGGCAACTGCTCAGGAAACGGAAGTGCTCGTATCGGCGATGGCAACTGGGACCGTGCGGCCTACTATGCGACCAACGGGCTTGGCACGATGCCCACTACCTGGTCGAACTATGGCTACGCCGAGCTTACCGGCCGAGCGATGCCGACCCGCTACCAGCAATATCGTTATGATTACGAACAGCGTCTTGCCAATCTCAACAGGCGGACCTTCCAGCACACCAGGACATCTCCACCGATCAAAACGGTAAACTACGAGCATCAGGGCACACCTTTTTGCCAGGCTCCCGGTATCGCGCCTGCAAGCACGCCCGACCGTCGCATCCTGAGCATCGCGGTAATCAATTGTACCGCTGAAAATGTCGGCGCAAACACGACGGATGCCGATATTCTGAAGTTTGTAGATGTGTTCCTGGTTGAACCGGTCGCGCGGCGCGTCGGTCCGGACGGAACGCGCTTCACGAACAATTCCGACGTTTATGTGGAAGTGATCGGCGCGACAACTGTCGGCGGCGGCGGAACATCAGGGCAGGAGGTCCGCAAGGACGTCCCGTATCTCATTGAATGA
- a CDS encoding type II and III secretion system protein family protein — protein MVTKKAALAAFALTTALSAAALPTPALAQTQYSGASMHAGTVEIPVNKSQVVTADVPIDRAMIGNEEVADILPVSDRSVYVLGKKIGTTSLTLYDRSNQVIAVMDIAVGPDVLSLREQMADLLPGEEVDARMSGEAIILSGSVSDPGVADRAVQLAKAYAGGTDNVLNLMTLAGSQQVMLEVRFAEVSRNIGKELGVRTLFSSNGGRLSGVTGSGSGLIFTPEDGIPSSNFGNRSLGQTELLNTFGVLTRSFTDILGLDVDVAIDALEEKGLAKTLAEPTLVALSGQRASFLAGGEFPIPVVQSGGGGGVGGGGQNGITVEFKSFGVSLGFTPTVLSNKVINLVVEPEVSSIDENASITLNGIRIPGLQTRRASTVLELRDGESFAIAGLLQRDFQTTVSQIPILGSIPIIGSLFRSTGFQKGETELLIIVTPRLVAPIRPELVQLPTDRVKDPIQADVLLNGNAHRVNDLPPIQGATPANTQQGTETTAQEGADDYEF, from the coding sequence GTGGTTACTAAGAAAGCAGCCCTGGCGGCATTTGCACTGACCACCGCGCTTTCCGCGGCGGCCCTTCCCACCCCGGCTCTGGCCCAGACGCAGTATTCGGGTGCTTCCATGCACGCCGGTACGGTCGAAATCCCGGTCAACAAGAGCCAGGTCGTCACGGCCGACGTGCCGATCGACCGCGCGATGATCGGCAACGAGGAAGTGGCCGACATCCTGCCCGTCTCGGACCGTTCGGTCTACGTGCTGGGCAAGAAGATCGGCACCACTTCGCTGACGCTTTACGATCGGTCGAACCAGGTCATCGCGGTGATGGACATCGCCGTGGGCCCCGACGTGCTGAGCCTACGCGAACAGATGGCAGACCTTCTCCCCGGGGAGGAAGTCGATGCCCGTATGTCAGGTGAAGCGATCATCCTTTCTGGCTCCGTGAGCGACCCAGGCGTTGCCGATCGCGCCGTCCAGCTGGCCAAGGCCTATGCCGGCGGCACGGACAACGTACTCAACCTGATGACCTTGGCAGGCAGCCAGCAGGTCATGCTGGAAGTCCGCTTTGCCGAAGTTTCGCGGAACATCGGCAAAGAATTGGGTGTGCGCACGCTGTTCTCCTCGAACGGCGGAAGGCTGTCCGGTGTGACCGGAAGTGGCTCCGGCCTCATCTTCACGCCTGAAGATGGCATCCCGAGCAGTAATTTCGGCAACCGCAGCCTCGGCCAGACCGAACTGCTCAACACTTTCGGCGTATTAACTCGCTCCTTCACCGACATTCTCGGCCTCGACGTTGATGTGGCTATAGATGCGCTGGAAGAGAAAGGTCTCGCCAAGACGCTCGCCGAACCGACGCTTGTCGCCCTTTCGGGCCAGCGCGCGTCATTCCTTGCCGGCGGCGAATTCCCGATCCCCGTGGTCCAGAGCGGCGGCGGTGGCGGGGTCGGCGGTGGCGGCCAGAACGGCATCACGGTCGAGTTCAAGTCCTTCGGCGTCAGCCTCGGCTTCACTCCGACGGTGCTGTCGAACAAGGTCATCAACCTCGTCGTGGAACCGGAAGTCAGTTCGATCGACGAAAACGCCTCGATCACGCTGAACGGCATCCGCATTCCGGGCCTGCAGACCCGCCGGGCCAGCACCGTGCTGGAACTGCGCGACGGCGAAAGCTTCGCCATCGCCGGCCTGCTGCAGCGCGATTTCCAGACCACCGTCAGTCAGATCCCGATCCTCGGCTCGATCCCGATCATCGGATCGCTGTTCCGTTCGACCGGCTTCCAGAAGGGCGAGACGGAACTGCTGATCATCGTCACGCCGCGCCTCGTCGCGCCGATCCGGCCCGAACTGGTGCAGCTGCCGACCGACCGCGTGAAGGACCCGATCCAGGCGGACGTGCTGCTCAACGGCAATGCGCACCGCGTGAATGACCTGCCGCCGATCCAGGGGGCAACCCCGGCGAACACGCAGCAGGGCACCGAAACCACCGCGCAGGAGGGCGCCGATGACTATGAATTCTAA
- the cpaB gene encoding Flp pilus assembly protein CpaB yields MQGRNLLIAGIAVFLGLVAVYLANAYFSGMEEQQEEIAEQQQLARIVVASQPLAFGQQLTDTNVRLVNWPSDSVPQGAFTSLEQAMLGGRVALRPIVPGEPVLASKVSGDNGRATLASNLPEDMRAVSIPINDVSGVGGFVRPGDVVDVILTRQIPGEGAQQTDKMTTVALENVLVLGIDQVADENNTEPVLSKTATLQTDIYGAQKLALAREIGVLSLALRNVENQEVGATETVVANDLGGEGRYVYRRMGGAAPAVATPSYSAAPRGASSAPQQASAPARPRGPTMSVVRGTEAETYSVEALRGY; encoded by the coding sequence ATGCAGGGCAGGAATCTGCTGATCGCCGGCATTGCGGTGTTTCTCGGCCTAGTCGCCGTCTATCTCGCGAATGCCTATTTTTCCGGCATGGAAGAACAACAGGAAGAAATTGCTGAACAGCAGCAACTTGCCCGTATCGTTGTCGCTTCCCAACCCCTCGCCTTTGGCCAGCAGTTAACAGACACGAATGTGCGGTTGGTCAACTGGCCCAGCGATTCGGTTCCCCAAGGGGCCTTTACTTCATTAGAGCAGGCCATGCTGGGCGGACGTGTGGCACTACGCCCGATCGTCCCCGGCGAACCGGTCCTTGCTTCCAAGGTCAGCGGCGATAACGGCCGCGCAACCCTGGCTTCCAATCTTCCCGAAGACATGCGTGCTGTGTCGATCCCAATCAACGACGTATCCGGCGTGGGCGGTTTCGTCCGTCCGGGCGACGTGGTCGACGTGATCCTGACCCGCCAGATCCCGGGCGAAGGTGCCCAGCAAACCGATAAGATGACCACCGTCGCGCTCGAGAACGTCCTCGTCCTCGGCATCGATCAGGTGGCCGACGAGAACAACACCGAACCGGTCTTGAGCAAGACTGCCACCCTGCAGACCGACATCTACGGCGCGCAGAAACTGGCGCTCGCCCGCGAAATCGGTGTACTTAGCCTGGCGCTGCGCAATGTCGAGAACCAGGAAGTTGGCGCGACGGAAACCGTAGTTGCTAACGATCTGGGCGGGGAGGGACGCTATGTATACCGCCGCATGGGGGGCGCTGCCCCGGCAGTGGCGACTCCTTCCTATTCGGCGGCCCCGCGCGGAGCTAGTTCTGCTCCGCAACAGGCCAGTGCCCCGGCACGCCCGCGCGGTCCGACGATGAGCGTCGTGCGCGGCACCGAAGCAGAAACCTATTCCGTGGAGGCTCTCCGTGGTTACTAA
- a CDS encoding Flp family type IVb pilin, producing MFKNFLRNESGASAAEYALILAIVGLGIVVATGTLSTSISGAMNAASDTIDTSATV from the coding sequence ATGTTCAAGAACTTTCTTCGCAATGAGTCGGGCGCTTCGGCTGCCGAGTACGCTCTGATCCTCGCCATCGTTGGCCTCGGCATCGTCGTTGCTACCGGTACGCTGAGCACCTCGATTTCGGGTGCAATGAATGCCGCATCGGACACCATTGATACTTCTGCTACAGTCTAA
- a CDS encoding DUF2569 family protein, whose protein sequence is MIGRVAFLRNRTQPEYRFALFGRWRELDRIQAEAHPSFGSIGFLTSLIVGMMCGVVMRTGEFVMIQPALNEHAPAWAYTLFLAMSVEIAVMNFFYMICFVMALRSVPLFPRMLLYVWILDVLCQLSIARALAGKDLPPAIGEPLATLLTANLNTVLISAAIWLPYLILSERVNVTFRHRVPSEAPLA, encoded by the coding sequence ATGATCGGCCGTGTTGCCTTCCTGCGGAATCGCACGCAGCCGGAATACCGCTTCGCCCTGTTCGGCCGGTGGCGGGAACTCGACCGCATCCAGGCCGAAGCGCATCCCAGTTTCGGGTCGATCGGCTTCCTGACCTCATTGATCGTGGGAATGATGTGCGGCGTGGTGATGCGCACTGGTGAATTCGTCATGATCCAGCCCGCCTTGAACGAACACGCGCCTGCATGGGCCTATACGCTGTTCCTCGCGATGAGCGTGGAAATCGCCGTGATGAATTTCTTCTACATGATCTGCTTCGTCATGGCGCTGCGCAGCGTGCCGCTGTTTCCGCGCATGCTGCTTTACGTCTGGATTCTCGACGTGCTGTGCCAGCTCTCAATCGCGCGCGCGCTGGCGGGGAAGGATTTGCCGCCTGCCATCGGAGAGCCGCTGGCCACGTTGCTCACTGCGAACCTCAATACCGTCCTCATCAGCGCGGCCATCTGGTTGCCCTACCTGATTCTCTCGGAACGTGTGAACGTTACCTTCCGCCACCGAGTGCCCTCGGAAGCGCCATTGGCCTGA